From one Clostridia bacterium genomic stretch:
- a CDS encoding TldD/PmbA family protein: MSLRVFAFTEACNRAMGRARALGVYAILRAQDNRERVVGVVNGHTDLVSVQMSSGLGVQVFNPEGFSGFASSDMITPESAERLVESATILARASAGFGAEPSREIYKIRPLIRELPRETEMGFDALSPAREEQLALSACRTGAEVDPRLAVRTNYRIVDEEWRIVRSDGTDVMFSMPRAALMNMITARSDGHAASVNASVSGEDASIIASEKGWNALEKRTRKAANTAIALLGAPRVRAGSYRIVIDYALAKGLAHEAFGHAAESDCMDSSILGRDGRFQAGRVVAPDFVSIVDGPVEGDYAYQPISANGVIRETVDIVRNGVLGRALADVFSAARAGSPITGAGRAESFRNIPLPRMSNIRLTVDHPLSLEKAFEDVTPEDVRDTLGRAGLLRDDEPVLYLSGYKGGQVNPAKGDFVFNCSAICQLTPNAIHLCQPAIFSGKVLSALGAIMAGIGRPMIDAMGTCGKAGQGAPSSGGGNMFLVIEQNEEITIGGV, encoded by the coding sequence GTGAGCTTGAGGGTTTTCGCGTTCACAGAGGCGTGCAACAGGGCAATGGGGCGCGCCAGAGCTCTTGGGGTCTACGCTATCCTTCGCGCGCAGGACAATCGAGAGCGGGTTGTGGGCGTTGTGAATGGCCACACCGACCTAGTGAGTGTCCAGATGTCGTCCGGCCTTGGTGTGCAGGTGTTCAATCCGGAGGGCTTCTCCGGATTTGCCTCGTCTGACATGATAACCCCTGAGTCGGCCGAAAGGCTGGTGGAATCGGCCACAATCCTTGCACGCGCCTCCGCTGGCTTCGGGGCGGAACCATCCAGAGAGATTTACAAGATTCGTCCGCTGATCCGCGAGCTTCCGCGTGAAACAGAAATGGGCTTCGATGCATTGTCCCCTGCACGTGAGGAACAACTCGCGCTGAGTGCGTGCCGAACCGGCGCCGAGGTCGACCCGAGGCTCGCGGTGCGCACTAACTACCGGATAGTGGACGAGGAGTGGAGGATAGTCAGGAGCGACGGGACTGACGTGATGTTCTCAATGCCCAGAGCGGCTCTGATGAACATGATCACCGCCAGGAGCGATGGACATGCAGCGAGTGTGAACGCCTCGGTGTCGGGAGAGGATGCTTCCATCATCGCCTCGGAGAAGGGCTGGAATGCGCTTGAGAAACGCACCAGGAAGGCGGCAAACACGGCAATCGCACTCCTTGGCGCACCAAGGGTCCGTGCCGGATCCTATCGGATCGTTATAGATTACGCTCTTGCAAAGGGCCTGGCCCATGAGGCGTTCGGCCATGCTGCGGAGTCGGACTGCATGGACTCGTCCATCCTCGGCCGAGATGGGAGGTTCCAGGCAGGGCGTGTGGTGGCGCCGGATTTCGTCTCCATAGTTGATGGACCCGTGGAGGGAGACTACGCCTACCAGCCCATCTCTGCGAATGGGGTGATCCGCGAGACGGTCGATATAGTGAGAAACGGAGTGTTGGGCAGGGCTCTGGCTGATGTGTTCTCCGCGGCGCGAGCGGGTTCGCCCATTACGGGCGCGGGGAGAGCCGAGAGTTTCCGGAACATACCGTTGCCGAGGATGTCGAACATCCGCCTCACTGTTGATCATCCACTCTCCCTGGAAAAGGCTTTCGAGGACGTGACCCCGGAAGATGTCCGTGACACGTTGGGGCGCGCCGGGCTGCTGCGCGATGATGAGCCTGTGCTGTATCTGTCGGGGTACAAGGGAGGGCAGGTGAACCCTGCCAAGGGTGATTTCGTGTTCAACTGCTCCGCCATATGCCAACTGACCCCGAATGCCATTCATCTATGCCAGCCTGCAATTTTCAGCGGGAAGGTCCTATCGGCTCTTGGAGCGATAATGGCCGGAATAGGCCGTCCGATGATAGATGCCATGGGAACCTGCGGCAAGGCCGGGCAGGGGGCGCCCTCGAGCGGAGGCGGGAACATGTTCCTCGTTATCGAGCAGAACGAGGAGATTACGATCGGAGGAGTATGA